The Streptococcaceae bacterium ESL0687 genome has a segment encoding these proteins:
- a CDS encoding ABC transporter substrate-binding protein — MKLKKLATLALTAASITSLAACGGKSDSKASKSDASIVTEIKDDTTITFWHAMNGEQEKALTKITEDFEKANPKIKVTLQNQQSYPDLQAKINSTLQSPKDLPTISQAYPGWLYDASENEKLVDLTPYIENETIGWGKQEKIKDSLLDGAKINDVQYGIPFNKSTEALFYNEDLLNEYGVKVPTTMEELKEASKTIYEKSGGKVVGAGFDSLSNYYLLGMKNEGIDVTKDTKFDSKESQKVVDYYADGVQEGYFRTPGSDKYMSVPFASQKVAMFVGSIAGETYVAKDAASAGFKYGVAVRPAKYNLQQGTDVYMFSSASDEQKTAAFEFMKYLSSPEVQLYWAQKTGYMPILDSVIKSKEYQESENTKVPAILEKDTEHLISFPVTTNANAALNTEVRSIIENILTNPKGDREKMYKDGAKQLDDVWNQ; from the coding sequence ATGAAACTCAAAAAATTGGCAACTCTTGCGCTTACAGCAGCAAGTATCACAAGCTTAGCAGCCTGTGGAGGGAAAAGTGATTCTAAGGCCAGCAAAAGTGATGCAAGTATCGTTACTGAAATCAAAGACGACACAACAATCACTTTCTGGCACGCAATGAATGGTGAACAGGAAAAAGCTCTTACAAAAATCACTGAAGATTTTGAAAAAGCTAATCCAAAGATCAAGGTTACTCTACAAAACCAACAATCTTACCCAGACCTTCAAGCAAAAATCAACTCAACCCTACAGTCGCCAAAAGATCTTCCAACAATTTCACAGGCCTACCCAGGTTGGTTATATGACGCTTCTGAAAACGAAAAACTAGTTGACCTAACTCCTTATATTGAAAATGAAACAATTGGTTGGGGTAAACAAGAAAAAATCAAAGATAGCCTACTTGATGGGGCAAAAATCAATGATGTCCAATACGGTATTCCTTTCAACAAGTCAACAGAAGCTCTTTTCTACAATGAAGACCTTCTAAATGAATACGGTGTAAAAGTTCCAACAACTATGGAAGAACTTAAAGAAGCATCTAAAACAATCTACGAAAAATCTGGTGGAAAAGTTGTTGGTGCTGGATTCGATTCACTATCTAACTACTACCTACTTGGTATGAAGAATGAAGGAATTGACGTAACTAAAGATACTAAATTCGACAGCAAAGAATCTCAAAAAGTTGTAGACTACTATGCAGACGGTGTTCAAGAAGGATACTTCCGTACACCAGGTTCTGATAAATACATGTCAGTTCCATTTGCTAGCCAAAAAGTTGCAATGTTCGTTGGAAGTATTGCTGGTGAAACTTATGTAGCAAAAGACGCAGCAAGTGCTGGATTCAAATACGGTGTAGCTGTACGTCCTGCTAAATACAACCTTCAACAAGGTACAGATGTTTACATGTTCTCAAGTGCTAGCGACGAGCAAAAAACAGCTGCCTTTGAATTCATGAAATACCTTTCATCTCCAGAAGTTCAACTTTACTGGGCACAAAAAACAGGTTACATGCCTATCCTTGACTCTGTAATCAAGAGCAAAGAATACCAAGAATCTGAAAACACTAAGGTTCCAGCTATCCTAGAAAAAGATACTGAACACCTAATCTCATTCCCAGTTACAACAAATGCTAACGCAGCCCTAAACACAGAAGTTCGTTCAATCATCGAAAACATTCTTACAAATCCTAAGGGAGACCGTGAAAAAATGTATAAAGATGGTGCAAAACAACTAGATGATGTTTGGAACCAATAA
- a CDS encoding lactonase family protein: protein MEEKIYFGCYTRREAKGIYRADLDTESGILSNLETYIEEPSPTYLAIDQKKHLYSVGAVENEGGIAAFDKDARLINHVVEAGAPLCYLSVDEERDLVYGANYHKGQLLAYKRLEDGALILRDSVEHLGSGPHENQASPHIHFADLTPDGYLVTCDLGIDQLVTYDPKDKLTEINRYATKAGAGPRHLVFKKNDNIAYLICELDSTIEVLSYEGMGAFNFIQKISLLPDDHQGFNGAAAIRISADDRFVYASNRGHDSVVAFKTLADGSLEHLQTISTFGNTPRDINLSSDGKVLIAANQDSDNVTTYAIDEKTGLLTEIQHDFKVPEAVCVYIEGQKD, encoded by the coding sequence ATGGAAGAAAAAATTTATTTTGGATGCTACACTCGCCGCGAGGCTAAAGGAATTTACAGGGCAGATCTTGATACTGAAAGTGGAATTTTAAGTAATTTAGAGACTTATATTGAAGAACCAAGTCCAACTTATTTGGCAATTGACCAAAAAAAACATCTTTATAGTGTTGGAGCTGTTGAAAATGAAGGTGGGATTGCAGCCTTTGACAAGGATGCAAGACTTATAAATCACGTGGTAGAAGCTGGAGCTCCGCTTTGCTACCTGTCTGTCGATGAGGAAAGAGACCTAGTCTACGGGGCCAACTATCACAAGGGGCAACTTTTAGCCTACAAACGCTTAGAGGACGGGGCTTTAATCTTAAGAGATAGCGTTGAACATCTAGGTTCTGGTCCCCATGAAAATCAAGCAAGTCCTCACATCCACTTTGCTGATTTGACTCCTGATGGTTATTTAGTAACCTGTGATCTAGGAATTGATCAACTAGTTACTTATGATCCTAAGGATAAATTGACTGAAATCAACCGTTATGCCACAAAAGCTGGAGCAGGTCCTCGTCATTTAGTCTTCAAGAAAAATGATAATATTGCCTACCTGATTTGTGAACTTGATTCAACAATTGAGGTGCTTTCTTATGAGGGAATGGGTGCCTTTAACTTCATTCAAAAAATCAGCCTTCTGCCAGATGACCACCAAGGATTTAACGGGGCAGCAGCAATTAGAATCTCAGCTGATGACCGTTTTGTCTATGCAAGTAATCGTGGTCACGACAGTGTAGTTGCCTTTAAGACACTTGCTGATGGAAGCCTTGAGCACCTGCAAACAATCTCAACCTTTGGTAATACTCCAAGGGATATTAACCTTTCTTCTGACGGTAAAGTTTTGATTGCAGCCAATCAGGATAGCGACAATGTTACTACCTATGCTATCGATGAAAAAACTGGCCTTCTAACTGAAATTCAACATGACTTCAAGGTTCCTGAAGCCGTATGTGTGTACATCGAAGGGCAAAAGGACTAG
- a CDS encoding DUF2130 domain-containing protein, with product MEKIVCPHCGEQFTIDENSYADILKQVHTKEFKREVEEKLKNQKEGFLKDKKLEEAELRAEFEDEISKIRQEKFEEIQKIEHKHFEEKQNQEKKEGQLKSQLEKDLADKRAEIEALKILMDQEKTNLELAVERAKSELKEELTSKDQEILNLSYQIKQAEAEKNSMIKEVEIEQDKKLTSLTTELQLQENKFQLEKNNLMREHERELKQKDTEIDFYKDLKAKQSTKMVGESLEQHCELEFNKLRMTAFRNAYFEKDNDARSGSKGDYIYREVDDYGQEVISIMFEMKNESDQTASKKKNEHFFKELDKDRRQKNCEYAVLVSLLEADDELYNTGIVDVSYKYEKMYVIRPQFFIPMITLLRNAALNSMKYRQELAEMRKQNEDVTNFEKELGEFKKSFGITAKNFNGNLEKLDKELEKSIKSLTTARDELRKARNNLGTAENKLDGLTIKKLTRNNPTMQEKFDALK from the coding sequence ATGGAAAAAATAGTCTGCCCCCATTGCGGTGAACAATTTACAATTGATGAAAACAGCTATGCTGATATTTTAAAGCAGGTTCACACTAAGGAGTTTAAGCGTGAAGTCGAAGAGAAGTTAAAAAATCAGAAGGAAGGCTTCTTGAAAGACAAAAAACTTGAAGAGGCAGAGTTAAGGGCAGAATTTGAAGATGAAATTTCAAAAATTCGACAGGAAAAATTTGAAGAGATTCAAAAAATAGAACACAAGCATTTTGAAGAAAAACAAAATCAAGAGAAAAAAGAAGGCCAGCTTAAGAGTCAGCTAGAAAAGGATTTAGCTGACAAAAGAGCCGAAATCGAGGCCTTAAAAATCCTGATGGACCAGGAAAAAACAAATTTAGAGCTTGCTGTTGAACGGGCTAAAAGTGAGCTGAAAGAAGAATTGACTTCTAAGGACCAGGAGATTTTAAATCTAAGTTATCAGATTAAACAGGCCGAAGCTGAAAAAAATTCTATGATTAAGGAAGTGGAAATTGAGCAGGACAAAAAACTTACAAGTCTTACTACAGAACTTCAACTTCAAGAAAATAAGTTTCAGCTGGAAAAAAATAATCTTATGCGGGAACACGAACGTGAACTCAAGCAGAAGGATACAGAGATTGATTTTTACAAGGACCTTAAGGCCAAGCAATCGACTAAAATGGTCGGAGAAAGTCTGGAGCAGCACTGTGAGCTTGAGTTTAATAAACTTAGGATGACAGCCTTTAGAAATGCTTATTTTGAAAAAGATAACGATGCTAGAAGTGGTAGCAAGGGCGACTATATCTACCGGGAGGTCGACGATTACGGTCAGGAAGTAATCTCTATCATGTTCGAGATGAAAAATGAAAGTGATCAGACAGCCAGTAAAAAGAAAAATGAACACTTCTTTAAGGAGCTTGATAAGGACCGCAGGCAGAAAAATTGTGAATATGCTGTCTTGGTCAGCCTTTTAGAGGCTGATGATGAACTTTATAATACGGGGATTGTTGATGTTTCCTACAAGTATGAAAAAATGTATGTCATCAGACCCCAGTTCTTCATCCCTATGATTACTCTTTTACGGAATGCAGCCTTAAATTCAATGAAGTACCGCCAGGAACTTGCTGAAATGCGTAAGCAAAATGAGGATGTAACAAACTTTGAAAAAGAACTTGGTGAATTTAAAAAAAGCTTTGGCATAACCGCCAAAAACTTCAATGGAAACTTAGAAAAGCTTGATAAGGAACTGGAAAAGAGTATTAAAAGTCTGACTACAGCTCGCGATGAACTCAGAAAAGCCAGAAACAACCTGGGTACGGCTGAAAACAAACTTGATGGTTTAACCATTAAAAAATTAACCCGCAATAACCCTACCATGCAGGAAAAGTTTGATGCCCTAAAATAA
- a CDS encoding heavy metal-associated domain-containing protein gives MIKTYEISGMKCEGCAKTVKENFLKVAGVEDLKINLDDKTVQVTGQVSPQDLAQALVGTNYSLI, from the coding sequence ATGATTAAAACATATGAAATCTCAGGTATGAAATGTGAAGGTTGTGCCAAGACAGTTAAGGAAAATTTCCTAAAAGTTGCAGGTGTAGAAGACCTTAAAATCAATCTGGATGATAAAACGGTCCAAGTAACAGGACAAGTATCCCCACAAGATTTAGCTCAAGCTCTTGTAGGAACAAACTATTCCCTTATCTAA
- a CDS encoding MazG-like family protein: MDFEKYTDQTIDFYRDKGWYEYDPTVRINFLRQEVDELVASIEKTEKLLGEPLQDDKKIAQAKDLLSSDLGSILDNLIILADKYDLTLEEVINEQYSKREK, translated from the coding sequence ATGGATTTTGAAAAATACACAGACCAGACAATTGATTTTTACCGGGACAAGGGATGGTATGAATATGATCCCACGGTTAGGATTAACTTTCTTAGGCAAGAGGTCGATGAGCTTGTTGCATCAATAGAAAAGACGGAAAAACTTCTAGGAGAACCCCTCCAAGATGATAAAAAAATTGCCCAGGCCAAGGACCTACTTTCAAGTGATTTAGGAAGTATCTTAGATAATCTGATTATTTTGGCCGACAAGTACGATTTGACTCTTGAAGAAGTTATCAACGAGCAGTACAGTAAGAGAGAAAAATAA
- a CDS encoding heavy metal translocating P-type ATPase, whose product MTKEVFNLEGMSCASCAQTIEKVVGKLKGVDSAGVNLITERLTVDFDPDLVNDDDIIKAVDKAGYKATSQKPKTASSSMKAMDMSQGQESMKMDHKDMDMANMKMDHKSMDMSQGSMNHKDMNMSGTKMDHSNMSGMNMDDMDMAGMDMDDMGDMGLGNNKDERMKNLWKRFVYSAVFTVPLLYVSMGHMIGLPLPDFIDPMTHPKGFVAIQFLLTLPVMFFGRPMLVGGMKSLFRGHPNMDSLVVFGTSAAFLYSFYGSVETFMGSSEFTMSLYYESAAVVLTLITLGKYFEAVSTGKTSEAISKLVNLAPKKATVIRNNQEVQIPVSQVQVGDLVLVHPGEKIPVDGVVTKGSSYVDESMITGESTPVEKKVGSQVVGASINKNGSFDFKVEKVGQDTALAQIIKLVEDAQASKAPIAKLADKVSGIFVPIVMVLALVSGLMWYFLGHESWIFALTITISVLVIACPCALGLATPTSIMVGTGKGAENGILIKSGPALEGAGKITAVMLDKTGTITEGKPQVTDLLVYGGTSQDDLLRLAGSAEKSSEHPLAQAITDRAKAQKVEFSDLTNFESITGHGIKGQIDGQEIFIGNPNLMTDNKIAVDAQALNDAEALSKQAKTPIFIAYNGKLIGIIAVADALKKDSKEAVARLHKMGIKVAMVTGDNAKTAQAIASQVGIDQVISGVLPEGKVNEVKKLQAQGYTVAMVGDGINDAPALAQADIGMAIGSGTDVAIESADIVLMRSDLLEVPIAIELSRATIKNIKENLIWAFGYNILGIPVAMGLLHLFGGPLLNPMLAGAAMSFSSVSVLLNALRLKRFKP is encoded by the coding sequence TTGACTAAGGAAGTTTTTAATTTAGAAGGTATGTCATGTGCCTCATGCGCCCAAACAATTGAAAAAGTCGTCGGTAAATTAAAGGGAGTTGACAGTGCAGGTGTTAATCTAATCACTGAACGATTGACAGTTGACTTTGATCCAGACCTTGTAAATGATGATGATATTATAAAGGCTGTTGATAAGGCAGGATATAAGGCTACCAGCCAAAAGCCTAAAACAGCAAGTTCTTCTATGAAAGCTATGGACATGTCTCAGGGACAGGAATCTATGAAAATGGACCACAAGGATATGGACATGGCTAACATGAAGATGGACCATAAATCAATGGATATGTCTCAAGGGTCTATGAATCATAAGGACATGAATATGTCCGGTACGAAAATGGATCATTCTAATATGTCTGGCATGAACATGGATGATATGGACATGGCAGGTATGGATATGGACGACATGGGAGACATGGGTCTTGGTAATAATAAGGACGAAAGAATGAAAAATCTTTGGAAGAGGTTTGTTTATTCAGCAGTCTTTACCGTCCCTCTCTTATATGTATCAATGGGTCATATGATTGGTTTACCTCTTCCAGACTTCATTGATCCTATGACTCATCCCAAGGGATTTGTGGCCATCCAATTTCTTTTAACCCTGCCGGTTATGTTCTTTGGTCGCCCTATGCTTGTAGGTGGGATGAAGTCTCTTTTCAGGGGTCATCCTAATATGGACTCCCTTGTTGTCTTCGGGACAAGTGCTGCCTTCTTGTATAGTTTCTATGGTAGTGTAGAAACCTTCATGGGTAGCAGTGAATTTACCATGAGTCTTTACTATGAATCTGCAGCTGTAGTTCTAACCCTGATTACCCTAGGTAAATACTTTGAGGCCGTATCAACGGGTAAAACCTCTGAAGCTATCAGTAAGCTCGTTAATTTGGCCCCTAAAAAAGCAACGGTTATTAGAAATAATCAAGAAGTTCAAATACCTGTAAGCCAAGTGCAAGTTGGGGATTTGGTTTTGGTTCATCCAGGAGAAAAAATTCCGGTCGATGGTGTGGTTACCAAGGGATCTTCTTATGTTGATGAATCAATGATAACTGGGGAAAGTACACCGGTTGAGAAGAAGGTAGGAAGCCAAGTAGTCGGGGCAAGTATTAACAAAAATGGAAGCTTCGATTTTAAGGTTGAAAAAGTTGGTCAGGACACAGCTCTTGCCCAAATCATTAAGTTAGTTGAAGATGCACAAGCTTCTAAGGCACCAATTGCTAAACTTGCGGACAAGGTGTCTGGGATTTTTGTTCCCATTGTAATGGTCCTAGCACTTGTTTCAGGACTTATGTGGTACTTCTTAGGTCATGAATCATGGATTTTTGCCCTAACCATTACAATTTCAGTTCTTGTAATTGCCTGTCCTTGTGCTCTAGGACTTGCGACACCAACGTCTATCATGGTAGGAACCGGTAAGGGAGCTGAAAATGGTATCTTAATTAAGAGTGGTCCAGCTCTTGAAGGTGCTGGTAAAATTACAGCTGTCATGCTTGATAAAACTGGAACAATTACCGAAGGTAAACCTCAAGTTACAGATCTCTTGGTTTACGGCGGAACAAGCCAAGATGACCTCTTGCGCCTTGCTGGATCTGCTGAAAAATCATCAGAGCATCCTTTGGCTCAAGCTATCACTGATAGAGCCAAGGCTCAAAAGGTCGAGTTTTCAGACCTTACAAATTTTGAATCAATCACAGGTCATGGAATCAAGGGTCAAATTGATGGCCAAGAAATATTCATTGGAAATCCTAATCTAATGACTGATAATAAGATTGCAGTTGATGCACAGGCCTTAAATGATGCAGAAGCCTTATCTAAGCAAGCTAAAACTCCAATTTTTATTGCCTATAATGGAAAATTAATTGGTATAATAGCTGTAGCTGATGCCCTTAAAAAGGATAGCAAGGAAGCTGTCGCAAGGCTTCATAAGATGGGAATTAAGGTTGCTATGGTAACTGGTGATAATGCCAAGACTGCCCAAGCAATAGCTAGTCAGGTTGGAATCGATCAGGTTATAAGTGGTGTTCTACCTGAAGGTAAGGTTAATGAGGTTAAAAAACTTCAAGCCCAAGGTTATACAGTTGCCATGGTTGGGGACGGAATTAATGACGCTCCAGCTCTTGCCCAAGCAGATATCGGTATGGCTATAGGTTCAGGGACTGACGTGGCCATTGAATCAGCTGACATTGTTTTGATGAGAAGTGACTTACTTGAAGTTCCAATCGCTATTGAGTTGAGTCGTGCTACCATTAAAAACATCAAGGAAAACCTAATTTGGGCCTTTGGCTACAATATTTTGGGAATTCCAGTAGCTATGGGGCTTCTTCACTTGTTTGGAGGTCCTCTCTTAAATCCAATGCTTGCAGGAGCTGCTATGAGCTTTAGCTCAGTTTCAGTCTTACTCAATGCCTTGCGTCTAAAAAGGTTCAAACCATAA
- a CDS encoding XRE family transcriptional regulator — translation MEKNINANLELVRWVLETQTAYKISKVTGIRDTTISRWNTGKTELRKMSFDNAIKLTDYARTLKENL, via the coding sequence ATGGAAAAAAATATAAATGCAAATTTGGAATTAGTAAGGTGGGTGTTAGAAACTCAAACAGCATATAAGATAAGTAAAGTTACTGGGATTAGAGATACAACCATTAGCCGTTGGAATACTGGGAAAACAGAATTAAGAAAGATGTCTTTTGATAATGCCATCAAATTAACTGATTACGCAAGAACATTGAAAGAAAATTTATGA
- a CDS encoding tyrosine-protein phosphatase, whose protein sequence is MREAMITNFRDIGGYEGQGGRLEEGIFFRSGQLVDLNEEQENFLKDTCKLDRIYDFRSIEEVNEDPDTDLSDIVYNHLDVLADLNQGGAFSLEDMFTELGDIDEAMLRTYEEIVLSQSARSSYREFLLDLIDKKESRIFHCFAGKDRTGWGAYLILKIAGVSEEDILEDYLETNKARKEANDLIINQYRDQITDEEVAALESALTVKEEYLNHAVKTIDENYGSFENYLLEGLELPANYQSTFKDMYLL, encoded by the coding sequence ATGAGAGAGGCTATGATTACAAATTTTAGGGATATTGGGGGCTATGAAGGTCAAGGTGGACGCTTGGAAGAGGGTATTTTTTTCAGAAGTGGTCAGCTGGTTGATCTAAATGAAGAACAGGAGAACTTTCTAAAAGATACCTGCAAGCTTGACAGAATTTATGACTTTAGAAGTATTGAAGAAGTAAATGAAGATCCTGATACGGACCTATCAGACATCGTTTATAATCACCTAGATGTCCTTGCTGATTTGAACCAAGGGGGTGCATTTTCACTTGAAGATATGTTTACAGAACTTGGTGATATCGATGAGGCCATGCTTAGAACCTATGAGGAGATTGTGTTAAGCCAGTCAGCAAGAAGCTCTTACCGTGAATTTTTATTAGATTTGATTGATAAAAAAGAAAGTCGAATTTTTCACTGTTTTGCAGGAAAAGATAGGACTGGTTGGGGAGCTTATTTGATTTTAAAAATTGCAGGTGTGTCAGAAGAGGATATCCTTGAGGACTACTTGGAGACCAATAAAGCCAGGAAGGAAGCAAATGACCTCATCATTAATCAGTACAGGGATCAAATAACTGATGAAGAAGTTGCAGCCTTAGAATCAGCCTTAACTGTTAAAGAAGAATACCTAAATCATGCCGTCAAAACGATTGATGAAAATTATGGAAGTTTTGAAAATTATCTCTTAGAAGGACTTGAATTACCTGCTAATTATCAATCGACCTTCAAGGATATGTACCTTCTATAA